A stretch of DNA from Egibacteraceae bacterium:
TACGCGGCTACTCGACGGCGAAGGCGCCGACCATGCCCTCGCGCTCGTGCGTGTGCGGCCGGCAGTACAGCAGGTAGGTCCCCGCACGGTCGGGGGTGAACTCGACGAGCACCTCGCTGCCGGGCTTCACGATGGCGTCGACACCGAGCTCGTCGATCGTGAAGGTGTGCAGGGCAAGGTCGTCGTTGCGGACGACGAACCGCGCCGGCCTGCCCTCGCGAACGGTCAGCGTGGCGGGCTCGAACGCGAAGCCCACCATGGTCACGGGCTCGGCGCCGAACCGGTCGAGCGCGCTCACCGTGTGGCGACCGGACAGCGTGAGCGCGCCCGACAGCACCGCCAGCCCCGCGAGCGCAACGGCCGCGGCGGTGGTGACCGCCCGCTGGGCGGGGGCCGGCCGGCTGTCCGCGCGGCGGCGCTCGTGGAGCAGCGACGCGGCGGAGCCGCCGGCCGCGAGCAGGGCGCCGAGGAGCAGGCTCACCGAGGGGAAGAAGTCGAAGAAGCTGTCGGGGTGCCGGAGCGTTTGCGGAGCGAACGGCGCGGCCACGACGAGCAGGCCGAGGCTGGCCACCAGGCCGACCGCCC
This window harbors:
- a CDS encoding cupredoxin domain-containing protein, which encodes MTMIVEEDRVRATPAAAEVGSEEVRVTPPAYRGVALLGLLAAATAPLWVLAPEGLSAAGFVAPFVAVPLGAAAVWHRGVWGRAVGLVASLGLLVVAAPFAPQTLRHPDSFFDFFPSVSLLLGALLAAGGSAASLLHERRRADSRPAPAQRAVTTAAAVALAGLAVLSGALTLSGRHTVSALDRFGAEPVTMVGFAFEPATLTVREGRPARFVVRNDDLALHTFTIDELGVDAIVKPGSEVLVEFTPDRAGTYLLYCRPHTHEREGMVGAFAVE